The proteins below come from a single Balaenoptera ricei isolate mBalRic1 chromosome 17, mBalRic1.hap2, whole genome shotgun sequence genomic window:
- the LOC132351691 gene encoding large ribosomal subunit protein eL37-like has translation MTKGTSSFGKRQNKTHTLCRRCGSKAYHLQKSTCGKCGYPAKRKRKYNWSAKAKRRNTTGTGRMRHLKIVYHRFRHGFREGTTPKPKRAAVAASSSS, from the coding sequence ATGACGAAGGGAACGTCCTCGTTTGGAAAGCGTCAGAATAAGACGCACACGTTGTGCCGCCGCTGTGGCTCTAAGGCCTACCACCTGCAGAAGTCGACCTGTGGTAAATGTGGCTACCCTGCCAAGCGGAAGAGGAAGTATAACTGGAGTGCTAAAGCTAAAAGACGAAATACCACCGGGACTGGTCGAATGAGGCACCTAAAAATTGTATACCACAGATTCAGGCATGGATTCCGTGAAGGAACAACACCTAAACCCAAGAGGGCAGCTGTTGCAGCATCCAGTTCATCTTAA